CAGAGGCAGGGAGCCCGGCCGCGGCGCGAGCGCGCAGGACATCTGTCTGGCACAGCGGCAGTCCTATGACATCTCAGCGTTCCCGGGACGTGGCGAGCTTGTCTGGGTGATCATCTCACCGGCCACCGGTGCATGCACCTGGGGGCCCACGTTCCTGGACGGAGGAGCGGCGTACGCGGTCGACACAGTTCGCTGGCGCATCCTGGCGGCGCGCGCCCCGTGAGCCGGTTCAAACAAACCCACATGAGAGACTTCGTCCTTTCTTTCCTGCTCTGCGGTGCACTCTGCTCTTGTAGCCCCTCGCTGCGGCAGATCCCGCATGCTTCCGCGGCGGAAGCGGAAGCGGTGGAATTTCCGGGCCTCGCACTTCCGTCCGAGGGGCTCCAGCGCCTCGATGGGAACATGGCCGCCTCGATTCAGCTCGCCATGGATGAATTCTTGCCGTGGGACGCGCCCCCCAGCAGCTCGCCCATTGCCGAGGAGCAGTGCCTGCATCGCCGTGAGTCCTACAACGTGACCGCTGCGCCGACCACCGAGGGCATCATGTTGGTGCGCTTCGACCTGAACACCGAGGCCTGCCAGTCATCGGATCAGCTCGTCAACGTCACCACCTATGCGATCGACATCCGGACGATGCGCATCCTCTCTCGCGCGATGCGTACGCGGCCCAACCCGGCACGCCTCCAGCCACTGCAGCCCCTTCCTGACGTGGCCTCTCCTCCAGAGCAAGCCCTGCCCCCGACGAGTGGCGCGGAAGGGACACCCCGGCCAGCTCCTTGAAGCTGTCCTGTCCCTCCGGAAACGCTTCCTGGGCCTATTGCTGCGGTGGGTACTTCTGCAGCTTGCGCTGGAGGGAACGCCGGTGGAGCCCTAGCCGCCGAGCCGCCTCCGAAATGTTACCCGCGCAGTCGGCCAGCACCCGCTGGATGTGCTCCCACTCGGCGCGTGCCAGCGAAGGCGCCTGGACGTCCTCACCCACCGCGGGGCTCGGCTCCCCCATCCCTCGGGCCAGGGCCACCAGCAGATCATCCACATCCGCGGGCTTCGGCACGTAGTTGAGCGCCCCGAGCCGCACCGCCTCCACCGCCGTGGCGATGCTGCCGTAGCCCGTGAGCACCAGGATGCGCGTGGAGGCATCCAGCGCCCGCAGCTCGCGGACCAGCTCCAGCCCGCCGCGCCCCGGCATCCGCAGGTCCACCACCGCCAGCTCCGGAGAGTCCTGCCGCGCGGCCACCAGCGCCTCGTCCACCGAGCCCGCCATCACCACTTCGTAGCCCCGCTCGCGGAAGGCGCGCCCCAGCCGCTCGCGGAACACCACGTCGTCGTCTACCAGCAGCAGGGAAGGGGCGTGGGAGACTTTCGAAGGCACCATGGAGGGCCCGGGCTCAAGCAACCGGAGACCGGAGGCTCGCCCCACCCGCCTCCGAGGACAACCGGGCAAATTGTCGCAGGCGCTCGGCCGGCCACGTCAGCTCCACCCGCGTCCCATTCCCCGGTGCCGATCGCACCTCCAGCTGCCCTCCGAGCTGGTCCAGCACCGCGCGTGCCAGGAACAGCCCCAGCCCCATGCCCTCCCCGGGCGGCTTCGTGGTGAAGAAGGGCTCTCCCGCGCGTGCCAGCACCTCCGCCGGCATGCCCACGCCCTCGTCCTCCACCGACAGCCGCCAGCCCGCTTCATCGCGCCTCAGTCCCAGCCGCACTGGCGCCGTCTCCGCCGAGGCCTGGAGCGCGTTCTTCACCACGCCTCGAATCGCATGCGTCAGGGCCCGCGCGGGCAGGGACACCGGCTCCTCCCGGCAGCGCCCATCCGCCTCCACCTTCACGCGCTCCCGGCCCCGCAGCCCCTCGAGCGCCTGCTCCACCAGGGCCGCGGGCGCCACCGAGACGAAGGCCTCACCCCGGCTGGCCCCCGCATCGGCCGCCATCTGCGCGAGGATGTCGCGGCACCGGCCCACCTGCTGGCGAATGAGCTCCGCGTCCTCCCGGCCCTCGGGAGAGAGCTCCGCCCGCCGCGCCAGCTCCTTGGCCACCACCGCGATGGTCGACAGCGGCGTGGACAGCTCGTGCGCCGCGCCCGCCGCCAGTGTGGCCAGCGCCGCCAGCTTCTCGTTCCGAGCCGTCACCGCGCGCGCGGCCACCAGCTCGGCCTCGCGCTCGGCCAGCGCCCGCGTCACCCGCTGCACGAAGTAGACGATGAAGCCCGAGGCCAGCCCGAACGCCACCCACATCCCTTCCAGGTGCAGCGGCACATCATCGATGTGGTGATGCCCGCTCCCAGCCTGTCGGCCGGGGATCCACAGGTGCCGGACGAACAACGCCCCGAAGCACCCCAGCGCCAGCGCCGTCAGTGCCCACGTCCACCGCGCGTGCAGCACCACCGCCGCCAGCGCGATGTGCACCAGGTACAACGTGCTGAACGGGTTGAACGGACCGCCGCTCAAGTCCAGCAGCACCGTGAGCAGCACCACATCCAGCGCCATCACCGCACAGAGCATCCACTCCTGGATGTCCCTCTGCCGGCGGGCCCACAGCCCCAGCGCCATGTTGCTCGCCGCCGCCACGCCCACGGTGGCGAACAGCGGCACCAGCGGCAGCGGCATGCCCAGCCCCAGGTGCGCCAGCAGCACCAGCGCCCCCTGCCCGACCACCTGCCCCCACCGCAGCCTCAGCAGCCACGAGAGGTTGATGGCGTGGGCGTCGCGCACCTTCAGTCCCCCCCGCCGAACGACATCTGGAACTGGCGGAACAGGTAGAAGCCCAGCACCAGCAGCGTGATGAAGAGGAGCACCGCCGCCACCACCTGCGCCTTGTTCGACCCGGCGGGCGGGGGCGCCGCCTTGAAGGCCACGGGCGAGGCGGAGGCCACTCGCACCACCTCGTCCCGCCCCCGCTGCGCGTAGAGATCATCCGGCGCCTGCGCCAGCCGGAGACGGTACAGGCGGCCCGCCGCGGCCAGCTCGCCCCGCCCCAGCGCCAGCGACACCAGCCGGTCATGCGCGTCGCGATCGTCCCACCGCTCCAGCACCGACAGCCACGCGGCCCGCAGCTCCTCGGACGGCCGCTGCTCGTTGGGATCGAAGTTCGAGTACACC
This window of the Hyalangium minutum genome carries:
- a CDS encoding response regulator transcription factor; this encodes MVPSKVSHAPSLLLVDDDVVFRERLGRAFRERGYEVVMAGSVDEALVAARQDSPELAVVDLRMPGRGGLELVRELRALDASTRILVLTGYGSIATAVEAVRLGALNYVPKPADVDDLLVALARGMGEPSPAVGEDVQAPSLARAEWEHIQRVLADCAGNISEAARRLGLHRRSLQRKLQKYPPQQ
- a CDS encoding ATP-binding protein, which produces MRDAHAINLSWLLRLRWGQVVGQGALVLLAHLGLGMPLPLVPLFATVGVAAASNMALGLWARRQRDIQEWMLCAVMALDVVLLTVLLDLSGGPFNPFSTLYLVHIALAAVVLHARWTWALTALALGCFGALFVRHLWIPGRQAGSGHHHIDDVPLHLEGMWVAFGLASGFIVYFVQRVTRALAEREAELVAARAVTARNEKLAALATLAAGAAHELSTPLSTIAVVAKELARRAELSPEGREDAELIRQQVGRCRDILAQMAADAGASRGEAFVSVAPAALVEQALEGLRGRERVKVEADGRCREEPVSLPARALTHAIRGVVKNALQASAETAPVRLGLRRDEAGWRLSVEDEGVGMPAEVLARAGEPFFTTKPPGEGMGLGLFLARAVLDQLGGQLEVRSAPGNGTRVELTWPAERLRQFARLSSEAGGASLRSPVA